The Pedobacter frigiditerrae genomic sequence GCGCCTTCAAAAGCAACTTGGCGCATCGCATCGTTTAAATAGGTTAGTGGTAATGCCCTGCTAATTGGTTGTAGCCATGTTGGAAACGCATCTACAGAGAAAAATGTTCCTGATAGTAAGAATTGAGGCAGGGTAATAATGTTAGATATAGGAGGGATAGTACTTTCGCTTTTAGCTAGCCCAGAGACCACAAAACCAAAACCCATGAAAACGATGACACCCATTGTAGCTAAAACGAGCATATTTATAACCGTAGTAGCACCATGTATAAGTGTAAACTTAAATCCAAAGTGCCCAATTAAAATAATCACCAATGCGCCCAATAATGCAAACCCGATACGAGCAATACCTTCACCCAACACAATGCTCGAACGTCTAACAGGGGTTGCAAAGAATCTTTTAATTACCAAATTCTGGCGTAAACTAAAGAATACGAATGCTGTTCCGAATACACCTGTACTTAATAAAGAAAAGCCTAACTGACCTGGTAAAATAAAATCTATCTGGCGGTACACTCTTGCAGTTACGGTTGTTGCCTGTATTTCTGTAATGGTTGGTTTTAGGTTTTGTGTATTTAAATTATAAGTAACTTCATTTAATATCGATTTTAAAATACTTCCCTTATCCATTGAAGCAGATGTATATTTTACATTTGTAATAAATGCAGGTAGTCCGGCTGGATTTTTCTCCACGTCAATAATTGCATCATAATCGCCTTTTTCTAAGCCCTTGTTTATGGCGGAAAGGTCGGTACTTTTAGAAAACCTAATTACTGATATTTTTTGCAGTGACTTAATAATAGGATTGTTTAAGTCTGAACCTGGTTTTACGGCTAAATCTATTTTCGTTCCCCCGCCTCCTAAAAAGCCAAAAACAAGGATGAATATTAAAGGAAATGCTAGTGTAAATACTACTGCAGAAGGACTGCGCATGATTGACCTGAAACTAGCTTTTGCTAAGGCTAAGGTAGCTTTTGTATGACTATATGGTGTTTGCATTTTGTTTAGTTGAAAGGTTAATGAGTTAAAAAATGAATATTAATCTATTTATCTTCACGCCATTCTTGGCCGGTTAGGTTAATAAATACATCTTCTAAATTGGCTTTTTTAACTTCTTTTTTACGTTCAAAGCCACTAGCTACCAAATCGTCTATTAATTTGTCTGGCGTATCTAACGCGATAATCTGACCGCGTTCTACAAATGCAACACGGTCGCAAAGTTGCTCAGCCTCATCCATATAGTGAGTGGTAATTACAACGGTTGTTCCCGCTTTACGGATTTCAGTAATCAAATCCCATAAATTCCGACGAGCTTGTGGGTCTAATCCTGTAGTTGGTTCATCTAAAAAAATAATCTTTGGCGAATTAATTAAAGTCGTAGCGATAGAAAAGCGTTGTTTTTGTCCGCCAGATAAAGCTTTGTATTTAGCTTTTGCCTTGTCTTGAAGATTTACTTTCTCCAACATTTCCATTGGTTTTACACTAACGCCATACAACCCAGAAAACAATTCGAGTAACTCAACTAAATTTAGGTTTGGGTAATACCCCGCTGCTTGTAATTGTACACCGATGATTCGTTTTATGGCATTTGCATCAGTATCAACGGAAAAGCCATCAACAATTACTTCGCCAGCTGTTTTTTGGCGTAAGGTTTCTATAATTTCTAAGGTAGTAGTTTTACCAGCCCCGTTCGGACCAAGCAACCCAAAAATTTCATTTTCGTAAACTTCGAAACTTAAGCCTTGTACCGCCTTAAAGTCATCATAGTTTTTTACCAGGTCTTTAACACTGATAATGACATTCTTCTTTTCCATTGTTTAGTTTTTGTTTTGAGAGCTAGAGGCTAAAGATAACAACATAGCCGTTCCATTTCTATAAATCTAAAGTAACAAGGTTTAGATGAATAGAAAATGAATTTTATCTGACTGGCAGTAAAATGTCGATAAAATGATGATTTATCAGGATGAATGGGAATTGGTCTTGATTAGGATTTGTAGGATAAAAAGATTTTAAGATAATAGTTGCTGAAATAAAACTTAGATGAACAAATTGTAATAAAACAAGTCTTTCCTAAACCCTAAATTGTCTTGACTAGGATTTGTAGAATTGGAAAATTTTAGGATTAAAAAAATCTTATCATCCTTAAATCTTAAAAATCCTACTTCAGACTAATTACCAAGCCAACTCACCCTTCATCAAGTCAACAAAATCATCAAATAAGTAACGAGAATCATGTGGGCCTGGAGACGACTCTGGGTGATATTGTACCGAGAATGCTTTTTTGCCTTTTACACGAATCCCTTCAATCGAATCATCATTTAAGTTAACGTGAGTGATTTCTACTTTGTCAGATTTTCTAACTTCATCAGGTATTACACCAAAACCATGGTTTTGAGAAGTAACCTCGCAGTGGTCTTTAATAATGTTTTTCACAGGGTGATTTAATCCTCTATGACCGTTAAACATTTTCATTGTACCAATTCCGTTTGCTTCAGCCAATAATTGGTGACCTAAACAAATTCCGAATAATGGTTTATCAGCTTCTAAAATAGATTTAACAGTATCAATTGCATAAGCCATTGCAGATGGGTCACCAGGACCATTTGAAATGAAATAGCCATGTGCTCCCCAATCGTTCATCTCTGCGAAAGTAGTTTTTGCAGGATAAACCTTGATGTAAACATCTCTATCATCAAAGTTGCGTAAGATATTGGTTTTGATGCCTAAATCTAAAGCAGCAATTTTATAGCTAGCATCCGGATTACCGTAATAATATGGCTCAGTAGTAGAAACGTGAGATGAAAGTTCTAATCCATCCATATCAGGTACTTCTGCCAATTTCTTTTTTAATTCTTGTAAATCAGTAATTTCTGATGAGATAATCGCATTCATCGCTCCTTTATTTCTAAT encodes the following:
- a CDS encoding ABC transporter permease, with translation MQTPYSHTKATLALAKASFRSIMRSPSAVVFTLAFPLIFILVFGFLGGGGTKIDLAVKPGSDLNNPIIKSLQKISVIRFSKSTDLSAINKGLEKGDYDAIIDVEKNPAGLPAFITNVKYTSASMDKGSILKSILNEVTYNLNTQNLKPTITEIQATTVTARVYRQIDFILPGQLGFSLLSTGVFGTAFVFFSLRQNLVIKRFFATPVRRSSIVLGEGIARIGFALLGALVIILIGHFGFKFTLIHGATTVINMLVLATMGVIVFMGFGFVVSGLAKSESTIPPISNIITLPQFLLSGTFFSVDAFPTWLQPISRALPLTYLNDAMRQVAFEGAGLWDVKHQILILVLWGIGIYAVAVKTFKWE
- a CDS encoding ABC transporter ATP-binding protein, whose translation is MEKKNVIISVKDLVKNYDDFKAVQGLSFEVYENEIFGLLGPNGAGKTTTLEIIETLRQKTAGEVIVDGFSVDTDANAIKRIIGVQLQAAGYYPNLNLVELLELFSGLYGVSVKPMEMLEKVNLQDKAKAKYKALSGGQKQRFSIATTLINSPKIIFLDEPTTGLDPQARRNLWDLITEIRKAGTTVVITTHYMDEAEQLCDRVAFVERGQIIALDTPDKLIDDLVASGFERKKEVKKANLEDVFINLTGQEWREDK
- the carA gene encoding glutamine-hydrolyzing carbamoyl-phosphate synthase small subunit, whose product is MTNYTKLPAILLLADGTVFYGKAAGKIGTTTGEICFNTGMTGYQEVFTDPSYFGQILVATNAHIGNYGIHKEEIESGSIKIAGLVCKNYNILYSRKEASESIQDNFQNENIVGISEIDTRALVRHIRNKGAMNAIISSEITDLQELKKKLAEVPDMDGLELSSHVSTTEPYYYGNPDASYKIAALDLGIKTNILRNFDDRDVYIKVYPAKTTFAEMNDWGAHGYFISNGPGDPSAMAYAIDTVKSILEADKPLFGICLGHQLLAEANGIGTMKMFNGHRGLNHPVKNIIKDHCEVTSQNHGFGVIPDEVRKSDKVEITHVNLNDDSIEGIRVKGKKAFSVQYHPESSPGPHDSRYLFDDFVDLMKGELAW